The following proteins come from a genomic window of Rhodothermales bacterium:
- a CDS encoding sodium-translocating pyrophosphatase — protein MDYTTITYLVPVAGVLALLYAYTRTRWVTKQDVGTPEMADLAKSIAEGARAFLRQEYRVLVVFVAVVAVLLAFANMNQEGSSWMIALSFIVGAFCSALAGFIGMNVATKANVRTTQAARTGLAPALNVAFSGGLVMGLSVVGLGLLGLGGLFVIYSGLDWTPMKVVSVISGFSLGASSIALFARVGGGIYTKAADVGADLAGKVYEGIPEDDPRNPATIADNVGDNVGDVAGMGADLFESYVGSIIGTMVLGTAFMALPAFEGSVLGPLSAVVLPLALAAVGILVSIAGSFFVRVKEGGNPQHGLNIGEFGAAGLMAILSYFIINSMMPAEWVVGGATFTSLGVYWAVLIGLAAGTLIGLITEYYTATGKGPVMGIARQSVTGSATNIISGLGVGMYSTGLPAVVLALSIIGAYEFAGLYGIAIAAVGMLSVTGIQLAVDAYGPISDNAGGIAEMAHLPAEVRERTDKLDAVGNTTAAIGKGFAIGSAALTALGLFAAFMQQAGVPNIDVANPTILAGLLLGAMLPYVFSAMAMGAVGRAAGDMIKEVGRQFAEIPGLREGTAKPDHERCVEISTKAAIREMVAPGLLAVIVPVAIGFIDKSMLGGLLAGVTVSGVLFAIFQSNAGGAWDNAKKMIESKMTIDGVVHGKGSDAHKAAVVGDTVGDPLKDTSGPSLNILIKLIAVVALVIAPLIA, from the coding sequence ATGGATTACACCACAATTACCTACCTGGTCCCGGTTGCCGGCGTCCTCGCGCTGCTCTACGCGTACACGCGTACCCGGTGGGTCACGAAGCAGGATGTAGGCACGCCGGAGATGGCGGATCTGGCCAAGTCCATTGCCGAAGGTGCACGGGCGTTTCTGCGCCAGGAGTACCGCGTCCTGGTGGTTTTCGTCGCAGTTGTCGCCGTTCTGTTGGCGTTCGCCAACATGAATCAGGAGGGATCCTCCTGGATGATTGCCCTGTCGTTCATCGTGGGCGCGTTCTGTAGTGCCCTGGCCGGATTCATCGGGATGAACGTGGCCACCAAGGCCAACGTCCGTACGACACAGGCCGCCCGAACGGGCCTCGCACCCGCCTTGAATGTGGCGTTCTCCGGTGGGCTCGTCATGGGGCTCAGCGTCGTCGGACTCGGCCTGTTGGGTCTGGGCGGGTTGTTCGTCATCTACAGCGGCCTGGACTGGACGCCCATGAAGGTGGTCAGTGTGATTTCCGGCTTTTCGCTCGGCGCATCGTCCATCGCCCTGTTTGCCCGTGTCGGCGGCGGCATCTACACGAAAGCCGCAGATGTTGGCGCCGACCTGGCCGGCAAGGTCTACGAAGGCATCCCCGAGGATGACCCGCGCAACCCCGCCACCATTGCGGACAACGTGGGTGACAATGTGGGCGACGTAGCCGGTATGGGCGCCGACCTGTTCGAATCCTACGTGGGATCCATCATTGGTACCATGGTGCTGGGTACGGCCTTCATGGCCCTGCCGGCGTTTGAAGGGTCAGTCCTCGGACCGCTCAGCGCGGTCGTGCTTCCCCTGGCGCTTGCTGCGGTCGGAATCCTCGTCTCGATTGCCGGATCGTTCTTCGTGAGGGTGAAGGAAGGCGGCAACCCGCAGCACGGCTTGAACATCGGTGAATTCGGCGCGGCTGGTCTCATGGCCATCCTGTCGTACTTCATCATCAACAGCATGATGCCGGCCGAATGGGTCGTGGGTGGTGCCACATTCACGTCACTGGGCGTGTACTGGGCCGTCCTCATCGGTCTGGCTGCCGGTACGCTGATCGGTCTCATCACGGAATACTACACGGCGACGGGCAAGGGCCCGGTCATGGGTATAGCGCGGCAGTCGGTCACGGGATCGGCCACCAACATCATTTCCGGGCTCGGTGTGGGCATGTATTCGACGGGACTGCCGGCCGTGGTTCTCGCGCTCAGCATTATCGGTGCCTATGAGTTTGCCGGTCTCTACGGCATTGCCATTGCCGCCGTCGGCATGCTTTCCGTGACGGGCATCCAGTTGGCGGTCGACGCCTACGGTCCGATTTCCGACAACGCCGGCGGTATTGCCGAAATGGCGCATCTCCCGGCGGAAGTCCGCGAGCGCACCGACAAGCTGGATGCGGTGGGCAATACGACCGCCGCCATCGGCAAGGGATTTGCCATCGGCTCTGCCGCGCTGACGGCGTTGGGTCTGTTCGCCGCATTCATGCAGCAGGCCGGCGTACCCAACATTGACGTGGCCAACCCGACCATCCTGGCCGGACTGCTCCTGGGTGCCATGCTGCCGTATGTATTCTCAGCCATGGCCATGGGGGCGGTCGGTCGTGCGGCCGGCGACATGATCAAGGAGGTAGGACGTCAGTTCGCCGAGATCCCCGGTCTGCGTGAGGGTACCGCCAAGCCGGATCACGAGCGTTGCGTGGAAATCTCCACGAAGGCTGCCATCCGGGAAATGGTGGCTCCGGGCCTCCTGGCCGTCATCGTACCGGTTGCCATCGGATTCATCGACAAGAGCATGTTGGGTGGTCTTTTGGCTGGCGTGACGGTCTCTGGCGTGCTCTTCGCCATCTTCCAGTCGAATGCCGGTGGTGCCTGGGACAATGCCAAGAAGATGATCGAATCGAAGATGACGATTGACGGCGTGGTCCATGGCAAGGGCTCCGATGCCCACAAGGCCGCTGTTGTCGGCGATACCGTGGGTGATCCGCTGAAGGATACGTCGGGTCCGAGCCTGAACATCCTGATCAAGCTGATTGCGGTCGTGGCCCTGGTCATTGCGCCGCTGATTGCCTGA
- a CDS encoding 50S ribosomal protein L25, which translates to MEGITLDVTPRETGKKAVRDARRAEMVPCVMYGFEESPKSFNAPELAMRKLIFTDEFNRINVVFEGKTYECVLKKVDFHPVTDKPIHADFQILHPGEKINLKIPVHFEGVSIGQKNGAIAQTFVNEVRVRCLPKDLPNHVKVDISPLRIGQSLMVKDLEIEGLEFLTPAHQTLVTITVPRGIVAADEEEDEAAAEEGEVAEGAEAEEVAETQD; encoded by the coding sequence ATGGAAGGGATCACGCTCGACGTAACCCCCCGCGAAACGGGAAAGAAAGCAGTCCGCGACGCTCGCCGCGCCGAGATGGTCCCGTGCGTCATGTACGGCTTCGAGGAGTCGCCGAAATCATTCAACGCGCCCGAACTCGCCATGCGCAAACTCATCTTCACGGATGAGTTCAACCGCATCAATGTGGTTTTCGAAGGCAAAACGTATGAGTGCGTCCTGAAGAAGGTGGATTTCCATCCGGTCACGGACAAGCCCATCCACGCGGATTTCCAGATCCTGCACCCGGGCGAGAAGATCAACCTCAAGATTCCGGTGCACTTCGAAGGCGTATCCATCGGCCAGAAGAACGGGGCCATCGCCCAGACGTTCGTCAACGAAGTCCGCGTCCGTTGTCTTCCCAAGGACCTGCCGAACCACGTAAAGGTGGATATTTCCCCGCTGCGGATTGGTCAGTCCCTCATGGTCAAGGATCTCGAGATCGAAGGCCTTGAATTCCTGACGCCCGCCCATCAGACGCTCGTCACCATCACCGTACCGCGTGGTATTGTCGCTGCGGATGAGGAAGAGGACGAAGCCGCAGCCGAGGAAGGCGAAGTCGCAGAAGGCGCCGAGGCCGAGGAAGTCGCGGAAACGCAGGACTGA
- a CDS encoding ribose-phosphate pyrophosphokinase — protein sequence MKGDHPIQIFAGRSNPALARAIAQAYGQELGKVEIKNFSDGEIYVHYEESIRGGDVFLIQSTHPSSDNWMELFMLIDAAKRASAERITAVIPYFGYARQDRKDQPRVSIASKLMANMLTEAGVNRVLTMDLHASQIQGFFDVPVDHLYGSAVFVDYFRAMNLDNVVVVAPDVGGIKMARAYSKRLKADLAMIDKRRPKQNVAEVMNIIGEVEGKNVILIDDMIDTAGTLTNAASALRKAGALRIMAAGTHPLLSGPAYERIENSEIENLVVTDTIPLVRTSDRITVVSTAKIFADAINRIYTDESVSTLFIP from the coding sequence ATGAAAGGAGACCACCCCATCCAGATCTTTGCCGGCCGGTCCAACCCGGCGTTGGCCCGTGCCATTGCGCAGGCCTACGGTCAGGAATTGGGCAAAGTGGAGATCAAGAACTTCTCCGATGGCGAAATCTACGTCCACTACGAGGAGTCCATCCGGGGCGGCGACGTGTTCCTCATCCAGAGTACCCATCCTTCCAGCGACAACTGGATGGAGCTGTTCATGCTGATTGACGCGGCGAAGCGGGCCTCGGCCGAGCGCATTACCGCCGTCATTCCGTATTTCGGTTATGCCCGGCAGGACCGGAAAGACCAGCCCCGCGTGTCCATTGCCTCGAAGCTCATGGCCAACATGTTGACCGAGGCGGGCGTGAACCGGGTGCTGACCATGGATCTCCACGCATCCCAGATTCAGGGATTCTTCGACGTTCCCGTGGATCACCTTTATGGCAGCGCGGTATTTGTGGACTATTTCCGGGCAATGAACCTCGACAACGTGGTGGTTGTGGCGCCGGATGTCGGTGGGATCAAGATGGCCCGGGCGTATTCCAAGCGCCTGAAGGCCGATCTGGCCATGATCGACAAACGCCGCCCCAAACAGAACGTGGCCGAGGTCATGAACATCATCGGCGAGGTGGAGGGCAAGAATGTCATCCTCATCGACGACATGATCGATACGGCCGGAACGCTGACCAATGCGGCAAGTGCGCTCCGCAAGGCCGGCGCACTGCGCATCATGGCTGCCGGAACGCATCCGTTGCTTTCCGGACCGGCCTATGAGCGCATCGAAAATTCTGAAATTGAAAACCTGGTCGTGACCGATACGATTCCACTCGTACGGACGTCCGACCGCATTACGGTAGTGAGCACGGCAAAGATTTTTGCCGATGCCATCAACCGCATTTATACGGATGAATCGGTTTCCACACTGTTCATCCCCTGA
- the pth gene encoding aminoacyl-tRNA hydrolase, whose protein sequence is MAVGRYIVGLGNPGPEYERTRHNIGFMVADAVAERIGVSFSGRGQSLIAEGRWRGHSLGVAKPQTYMNRSGLAVEELVRRNKLSPKDLLVIVDDIHLPFGKVRLREKGGTGGHNGLEDISDWLDSDEWPRLRFGVGNEFETGRQAEYVLQPFADDEQEKVQELILHCRDAALAFVHDGIVTAMNRFNL, encoded by the coding sequence GTGGCGGTTGGACGATACATCGTGGGTCTCGGAAATCCGGGACCCGAGTACGAACGTACCCGCCACAACATCGGGTTCATGGTGGCCGACGCGGTCGCCGAGCGGATAGGCGTATCGTTCTCCGGACGTGGACAATCGTTGATTGCCGAAGGACGTTGGCGCGGTCATTCCCTGGGCGTGGCCAAGCCGCAGACGTACATGAATCGGAGTGGGCTGGCCGTCGAAGAGCTGGTTCGCCGCAACAAGTTGTCCCCCAAGGATCTACTTGTCATCGTGGACGACATTCATCTGCCGTTCGGGAAGGTCCGCCTGCGGGAGAAGGGAGGAACCGGGGGGCACAATGGTCTGGAGGACATCTCCGATTGGCTGGATTCCGACGAATGGCCGCGGTTGCGCTTCGGCGTGGGCAATGAATTCGAGACGGGGCGGCAGGCGGAATACGTGCTGCAGCCCTTTGCCGACGACGAGCAGGAAAAGGTCCAGGAGCTCATTTTGCATTGCCGGGACGCGGCATTGGCCTTCGTGCACGACGGGATTGTGACCGCAATGAACCGGTTCAACCTGTAG
- the rnr gene encoding ribonuclease R — protein MSADPDIQKRILNFFKNHGKRAFRAKEVTKRLDFKAQDDYKAALQAIDNLVANGKIQAVGKNQFSYRPPEHIMEGRISVHPDGFGFVTVEGYDDDMYVRSRRMGNALDGDTVQVAVVAAKKGDQRREVEVIEVLKRGRSRAVGTFKHSGSFAMVTPDDRRLIHDVFVDSASIGEARDGDKVIVSIDEFEKAGSAPRGRLLQVLGRADDPAVQTLAVALSIGVIDGFSKAAEDEANAQQINITPALLKEREDFRHRNVFTIDPVDAKDFDDALHIHTLDNGNLEIGVHIADVSHYVPEGGPLDQEALAHGTSVYLVDRVVPMLPEHLSNNICSLRPNEDRLAFSCIFEMTPKADVVRFRAAETLINSRYRLAYEDAQAVIDGKDHELSDDIRRMAELARIMRKDRFEHGAVNFDLPEIRVVLDEKGHPIDIVPRERHETNTMIEEYMLLANRSIAKEFGDEKYGGFVFRVHDIPNRERIERLADYIRAFGFNMPHSEGAVDPKVLNALLDEVKGTPQEPIIEQAALRAMSRARYAVDNMGHYGLAFEDYTHFTSPIRRYPDLVVHRLVKAHLKGLGRPSPADLDEIATHCSEREQIATQAERESVKLKQVEYARMHIGEQFDGVISSVTRFGIFIEIPTLLIEGLVHVRELTDDYYEYVEEKYLLRGQRKGRTFKLGQEVRVTIAAASMENREIDFAFA, from the coding sequence ATGAGCGCCGACCCGGACATCCAGAAACGCATCCTGAACTTTTTCAAGAATCACGGGAAACGTGCGTTCAGGGCCAAGGAGGTCACCAAGCGGCTGGATTTCAAGGCCCAGGACGACTACAAGGCCGCCCTGCAGGCCATTGACAACCTGGTGGCCAACGGGAAAATCCAGGCCGTGGGCAAGAACCAGTTCTCGTATCGCCCGCCCGAGCACATCATGGAGGGCCGGATATCCGTCCACCCGGACGGCTTCGGGTTCGTGACGGTGGAAGGGTACGACGACGACATGTACGTGCGCTCACGCCGCATGGGCAATGCACTCGACGGAGATACGGTCCAGGTGGCCGTGGTCGCGGCCAAGAAGGGCGATCAGCGCCGCGAAGTGGAGGTCATCGAGGTCCTGAAGCGCGGTCGGTCCCGGGCCGTGGGGACGTTCAAGCACAGCGGCAGCTTCGCCATGGTGACGCCGGACGACCGGCGCCTCATCCACGATGTGTTCGTGGACTCCGCGTCCATTGGCGAGGCCCGCGACGGGGACAAGGTCATCGTATCCATTGACGAATTCGAGAAGGCCGGCAGTGCACCCCGCGGCCGATTGCTGCAGGTCCTGGGCCGCGCCGACGACCCGGCGGTCCAGACCCTGGCCGTGGCCCTCAGCATCGGGGTCATTGACGGCTTCAGCAAGGCCGCGGAAGACGAGGCCAACGCCCAGCAGATCAACATCACCCCGGCGCTGCTGAAGGAGCGTGAGGATTTCCGCCACCGCAATGTGTTCACCATCGACCCGGTGGACGCCAAGGACTTCGACGACGCGTTGCATATCCACACGCTCGACAACGGAAACCTCGAGATCGGCGTCCACATTGCCGACGTCAGCCACTACGTGCCGGAAGGCGGACCGCTGGACCAGGAAGCCCTCGCACACGGCACATCGGTGTATCTGGTGGACCGCGTCGTGCCCATGCTGCCGGAGCATCTGTCCAACAACATCTGTTCGCTGCGGCCGAACGAAGACCGCCTGGCGTTTTCCTGCATCTTCGAGATGACCCCGAAAGCGGATGTGGTGCGGTTCCGCGCCGCCGAGACCCTCATCAATTCCCGGTACCGGCTGGCATACGAAGATGCGCAGGCCGTCATCGACGGCAAGGATCACGAACTCTCGGACGACATCCGGCGCATGGCCGAACTGGCGCGCATCATGCGGAAAGATCGGTTCGAACACGGTGCCGTCAATTTCGACCTTCCGGAAATCCGGGTCGTGCTGGACGAAAAGGGGCACCCCATCGACATCGTACCCCGGGAGCGGCACGAGACGAACACCATGATCGAAGAGTACATGCTGCTCGCGAACCGGTCCATTGCCAAGGAATTCGGAGACGAGAAGTACGGCGGGTTCGTGTTCCGCGTGCACGACATCCCCAACCGCGAGCGGATTGAGCGGCTGGCCGATTACATCCGCGCCTTCGGGTTCAACATGCCCCATTCGGAGGGTGCCGTCGACCCGAAAGTCCTGAATGCGCTGCTCGACGAAGTGAAAGGCACGCCCCAGGAGCCCATCATCGAGCAGGCGGCCCTGCGCGCCATGTCGCGCGCCCGCTACGCAGTCGACAACATGGGGCATTACGGTCTGGCCTTCGAGGACTACACCCATTTCACGAGCCCCATCCGTCGGTACCCTGACCTGGTGGTCCACCGCCTGGTGAAAGCCCATCTTAAGGGCCTCGGGCGGCCTTCCCCGGCCGACCTGGACGAAATTGCCACGCACTGCAGCGAGCGGGAGCAGATTGCCACCCAGGCCGAACGCGAGAGCGTGAAGCTGAAACAGGTGGAATATGCCCGGATGCACATCGGCGAACAGTTCGACGGCGTCATCTCGAGTGTGACGCGGTTCGGCATCTTCATCGAGATCCCGACGCTCCTCATTGAGGGACTCGTTCATGTTCGCGAGTTGACGGACGATTACTACGAATACGTGGAAGAAAAATACCTGCTCAGGGGCCAGCGGAAGGGCCGCACCTTCAAGCTGGGCCAGGAAGTCCGCGTGACCATTGCTGCTGCATCCATGGAAAACCGGGAAATCGACTTTGCCTTCGCCTGA
- a CDS encoding metal-dependent transcriptional regulator, giving the protein MLSQAVEDYLKAIYKLHDGAAVTTTELSRHLSVSSASVTNMMVRLSEMKLVEYTRYKGVKLTPAGEKIALEIIRHHRLLETYLREVMGYSWEQMHAEAEHLEHHISEEFENRMDELLGYPTHDPHGDPIPTREGVLPELVADPLASFSPGDRIEVRRLMDTDPDMLHRIEALGLLPGTVCRVIDTGNGITLEIERRQEVVPQEVADHIFAALPDAPRPDSP; this is encoded by the coding sequence ATGCTCAGTCAGGCGGTAGAAGATTACCTGAAGGCCATCTACAAGCTGCACGATGGCGCAGCGGTCACCACGACCGAGCTGTCCCGGCACCTGTCGGTCTCGTCGGCGTCCGTGACCAACATGATGGTCCGGCTCTCGGAGATGAAGCTCGTCGAGTACACCCGCTACAAAGGGGTCAAATTGACGCCGGCCGGCGAAAAGATCGCGCTGGAAATCATCCGCCACCACCGATTGCTGGAGACCTACCTGCGCGAGGTCATGGGATACAGTTGGGAGCAGATGCACGCCGAGGCCGAGCACCTGGAGCACCACATATCCGAGGAATTCGAGAACCGGATGGACGAACTCCTGGGCTACCCGACCCACGACCCGCACGGCGACCCCATCCCCACGCGGGAGGGCGTGCTGCCTGAACTGGTGGCCGACCCCCTGGCCTCGTTCTCGCCGGGCGACCGGATTGAAGTCCGACGGCTCATGGATACCGATCCCGACATGCTCCACCGGATAGAGGCCTTGGGGCTGCTTCCTGGCACGGTCTGCCGCGTAATCGATACTGGAAACGGCATCACACTGGAAATCGAACGTCGCCAGGAGGTCGTGCCGCAGGAGGTCGCCGATCACATTTTTGCCGCGCTCCCGGACGCCCCCCGTCCCGACAGTCCATGA
- a CDS encoding NAD-dependent epimerase/dehydratase family protein: MTVFVTGATGFLGGHVVRQLLSGGHSVTALVRRPYEARHLADAGCRLVQGDITDSASVRAGMAGSTGVIHMAAQYETGLSGPDRGWLSERMADINVNGTRNVLEAMRDLDVPRGVYTSTLAVVGDERLTAYDETKWRAHYDVALPMMDAGLPLAIVQPGLIYGPGDHSTIHQAFIDWFRGRLPAIPRDSTFSWAHVEDVARGHVLALEKGTPGRSYALAGPAHTLVDAFHVAARLSRRRPPRIHLPGSVAARLAAGAALIERVLPLPASYSAETLRLASGVNWTADASPATKAGAEAARDELGWTCRPIDAGFKDTLADAALTASIRKRPIHRNPTRP, from the coding sequence ATGACCGTTTTTGTCACCGGTGCTACGGGATTCCTGGGCGGTCATGTGGTGCGCCAGTTGCTGTCCGGTGGGCACAGCGTGACCGCGCTGGTCCGCCGACCGTACGAGGCCCGACACCTGGCCGATGCCGGCTGCCGGCTCGTGCAGGGCGACATCACGGATTCGGCGTCCGTACGGGCCGGTATGGCCGGGTCCACAGGTGTCATTCACATGGCCGCCCAGTACGAAACCGGCCTTTCCGGCCCGGACCGGGGATGGCTGTCCGAGCGCATGGCGGACATCAACGTGAACGGAACGCGGAATGTACTCGAAGCCATGCGCGATCTGGACGTTCCACGCGGGGTGTACACAAGCACGTTGGCCGTGGTCGGAGACGAACGGCTCACGGCCTACGACGAAACCAAGTGGCGCGCCCACTACGACGTGGCATTGCCCATGATGGACGCCGGACTCCCACTGGCCATCGTCCAACCGGGCCTCATTTATGGCCCCGGCGACCACAGCACCATCCACCAGGCCTTCATCGATTGGTTCCGGGGGCGCCTGCCCGCCATTCCCCGCGACAGCACGTTCTCGTGGGCGCACGTGGAGGACGTGGCGCGCGGCCACGTGCTGGCGCTGGAGAAGGGCACCCCGGGGCGGTCCTATGCCCTGGCCGGCCCGGCGCACACCCTGGTCGACGCGTTCCACGTGGCCGCGCGCCTCTCGCGCCGGCGGCCACCCCGCATCCACCTACCCGGCTCCGTCGCGGCCAGATTGGCCGCCGGCGCGGCGCTCATTGAGCGCGTCCTCCCCCTGCCCGCTTCGTACTCCGCCGAAACATTACGACTGGCGTCCGGTGTCAACTGGACGGCCGACGCATCCCCTGCCACGAAGGCGGGTGCCGAAGCGGCCCGGGATGAACTGGGCTGGACCTGCCGCCCGATTGACGCCGGTTTCAAGGACACCCTCGCGGACGCCGCCCTCACCGCATCCATCCGAAAACGACCCATCCACCGCAACCCGACCCGCCCATGA
- a CDS encoding amino acid racemase: MTSPIGILGGMGPQAGLDLHRNVLAETRATTDQDHLPCLLFSETRIPDRTTFLLGRSAADPARPMAQALERMALAGAVVAGIACNTAHADPIFNAVRSSLDERLADRGVELRLLHMMDETIHAIRTHHPGARRVAVLGTQGTYRFRLYDRRLEAAGYDVVLPSETLRNGLLHDTIYHPEWGVKAESVRVTKQARDGVHRVIDQVLDAGADLVILGCTELPLAIRASDPSRPKLIDATRMLARALVREAAPDRLRPY, encoded by the coding sequence ATGACTTCACCCATCGGCATACTCGGGGGCATGGGCCCCCAGGCAGGCCTCGATCTGCATCGCAACGTGCTGGCCGAAACCCGGGCCACGACGGACCAGGATCATCTGCCCTGCCTGCTGTTCAGCGAGACGCGCATTCCGGACCGCACGACGTTCCTTCTGGGGCGCTCGGCGGCCGATCCCGCGCGCCCCATGGCCCAGGCCCTCGAACGCATGGCGCTTGCCGGTGCGGTCGTGGCCGGGATTGCCTGCAACACCGCCCACGCGGATCCCATTTTCAACGCCGTCCGGTCCAGCCTGGACGAACGCCTCGCCGACCGGGGCGTCGAATTACGACTGCTGCACATGATGGATGAGACCATCCATGCCATCCGGACCCACCACCCCGGAGCCCGGCGGGTCGCCGTGCTCGGCACGCAGGGGACCTACCGGTTCCGACTGTACGACCGCCGCCTGGAAGCCGCCGGCTACGACGTGGTTCTCCCCTCCGAAACGCTCCGCAACGGGCTCCTCCACGACACCATCTACCACCCGGAGTGGGGCGTGAAGGCCGAAAGCGTACGCGTCACCAAACAGGCCCGGGACGGGGTGCACCGCGTCATTGACCAGGTCCTGGATGCCGGAGCCGACCTGGTCATCCTGGGATGCACCGAACTCCCGCTGGCCATCCGTGCGTCCGATCCCTCCCGCCCTAAGCTTATCGATGCGACGCGGATGCTGGCGCGGGCCCTGGTCCGGGAAGCCGCGCCGGATCGGTTGCGCCCCTATTGA
- a CDS encoding P1 family peptidase — protein MLNCSVLPLVRATLFVALLAGMPGMVPIANAQDGPIRVRDAGIRPGILPTGPLNAITDVADVRVGHVTLVEETSVRTGVTAILPHGGNIYRDKVPAGYVAANAFGKFAGSSQILELGEIETPIVLTNTLSVPQGMEGVIDWTLAQEGNEEARSVNAVVGETNDGFLNDIRGRHVRAHHVVDAIRTARSGPVAEGSVGAGTGTVAFGWKGGIGTSSRQLPESLGGYTVGVLVQSNYGGVLMVDGFRAGEALGQYYLKSALDRGDADGSIVIVVATDAPLSDRNLERLARRAFFGLARTGSPATNGSGDYAVAFSTHPDVRRTPERRNAPMPITELPNDRVSPLFQAVVEATEEAILNSLFMATSVTGDRGTAQALPVDRLLEVMGKSR, from the coding sequence ATGCTGAATTGTTCCGTCCTGCCCCTGGTGCGTGCCACGCTTTTCGTTGCCCTTCTTGCCGGAATGCCGGGGATGGTCCCGATTGCCAATGCCCAGGACGGTCCCATCCGGGTCCGTGATGCGGGCATCCGTCCGGGCATCCTTCCGACGGGCCCGTTGAACGCCATCACCGATGTCGCTGACGTCCGCGTGGGCCACGTCACGCTGGTCGAGGAAACGTCCGTCCGGACGGGCGTGACGGCCATCCTGCCGCACGGCGGCAACATCTACCGGGACAAGGTGCCCGCGGGATACGTGGCCGCCAATGCCTTCGGGAAATTCGCCGGGAGCAGCCAGATCCTGGAGTTGGGGGAAATCGAGACACCCATCGTCCTGACGAACACGCTTTCCGTGCCGCAGGGCATGGAGGGGGTTATTGATTGGACCCTTGCCCAGGAAGGAAACGAGGAGGCCCGATCGGTGAATGCCGTGGTGGGGGAGACCAATGATGGATTCCTGAATGACATCCGCGGTCGGCACGTCCGGGCCCACCACGTGGTGGACGCCATCCGGACGGCGCGCAGCGGACCCGTGGCCGAAGGCTCGGTCGGGGCGGGCACGGGGACGGTGGCGTTCGGTTGGAAAGGCGGTATCGGGACCAGCTCACGGCAATTGCCGGAATCGCTCGGGGGGTACACGGTCGGCGTGCTCGTGCAGTCGAATTACGGAGGGGTTCTGATGGTTGATGGGTTCCGGGCGGGCGAGGCCCTCGGTCAGTATTACCTGAAATCCGCGCTGGACCGGGGAGACGCCGACGGATCGATTGTCATCGTCGTGGCCACCGATGCGCCCCTGTCGGACCGGAACCTGGAACGGCTCGCGCGTCGCGCGTTCTTCGGTCTGGCCCGCACGGGCTCACCGGCTACCAATGGATCCGGAGACTATGCAGTGGCGTTTTCCACGCATCCCGATGTCCGGCGGACACCCGAGCGACGGAATGCGCCCATGCCAATCACGGAATTGCCCAACGATCGGGTTTCGCCGCTTTTCCAGGCCGTGGTGGAAGCCACCGAGGAAGCCATCCTGAATTCCCTGTTCATGGCCACATCGGTAACGGGAGATCGGGGTACGGCACAGGCGCTGCCGGTGGACCGCTTGCTCGAGGTGATGGGAAAGAGCCGGTGA